The Methanomicrobia archaeon nucleotide sequence ATGAGTATGGGATACGCCATGCTCTCTCGTTTACCATCAATCAAGCGAACAAGCACTGCACTGACCACATCATAGACCTCTGTGTTGAAACGGGAGCGTCTACACTCAATTTCAATATCTATCAGCCAGTACGTGAAAGCAACTTGAAATCCATCAGGTATATGGAATGGATAGAGCTGAGAAAATATGTTTCGAAGCGAACGGAAAGGAAAGGGATATATTTACCAGAAGGTTGTATAGAAGGAGGATGCATAGCCAGAATATTAGGTTTGAGCGTTCTTCCCAATGGCACCTACTGGGACTGCTCTCGTCACCAGAACGTGATCGGGAAATATCCGCAGCCGATAAAGGGTGTTCTACTGTGGGATAATATTAAGGAGCACAAGCCGGTCAATCCCTTTGAGACGTGCTGTAAATATTTGGGGTGGTAAAAACGATAAAACTGTTAGATGAGATAAAGTATATTATCACTCCTTTTTTTACGTCCGATCTTGGCTTTTATTGGAAGAAAGCAGAAGGAGAGGATAAATGATGAAAAGAATAAAGTTTGTATGTGGATTGGTGATAGTTGGAATAATAGCAAGTTTAGCATTAACAATAGATGCAAACGCACAAAAGCCATTTGAAATCTGGAACGCAACCTATGATGGAGGAAGCGATGATCATGCTTATTGTGTTGCTTTAGACTCAAAGGATAACATCATCGTGACTGGTCACTCCTATTTAGGAGGAGACCGAGACTATTATACGATAAAATATGATAGCAATGGCACTGCGCTCTGGAACATGGCCTATGATGGAGAGGGCTTTGCTGATACGGCTTTTAGTGTTGCTGTTGATTCAATGGATAATATCATCGTAACTGGCATATCCGATTTAGGAGGGAACGGGGGGTATCATACGGTAAAATATAATGGCAGTGGCTTTGAGCTCTGGAACGTGACCTCTGACGGAGGAAGCGACAAGGGGGCTTTTAGTGTTGCTGTTGATTCAAAGGATAACATCATTGTAACTGGCTATTCTTCTACGGATGCTGGAAACTTGAACTATTATACGATAAAATACAATAGCAGTGGCTCTGAACTCTGGAACATGACCGATGATGGTGGAAGCGATGATGGGGCCTGGAGTGTTGCTGTTGATTCAAAAGATAACATCATCTTGACTGGCTTATCCGATTTGGGAGGAGACTTCGATTATTATACGATAAAATACAATAGCAGTGGCTCTGAACTCTGGAACGCGACCTATGATGGAGGAAGCGATGATGCAGCTTCGACTGTAACTGTTGACTCGAAGGACAACATCATCATAAGTGGGAGGTCCGATTTAGGAGGATACTGGAACTACTATACAATAAAATATGATAGTAAAGGCTTTGAACTCTGGAACGCGACCTATGATGGAGGAAGCGATGATGAGGCTTGGAGTGTTGCTGTGGACTCAAAGGATAACATCATTGTGACTGGCGACTCCTACTTGAGAGAAATGAACTATTATACGATAAAATATGATAGCAGTGGCTCTGAGCTCTGGAACGCGACCTATGATGGAGGAAGCGATGATGAGGCTTGGAGTGTTGCCGTGGACTCAAAGGATAACATCATTGTGACTGGTTACTCCTTTTCAGGATTATTAGGAACCGAAGACTACTATACGATAAAATATAACTCTCATCTGAGTGCAGGCGTGATTTGCGGTGAGCAAAAAACGCCAGGGTTCGAAGTAATCTTCGCATTTGGCGATGTATTAGTAGTGGCGTATTTGGTGCTCAGAAAAATGAAATGAGGAAACAGTGTAACCAAAATAAGACCTTTTCCTGTTTTTCCCAAATATGTTTATTATTACGATTATTGGATACTAGATAGAAAAATAAATAGCATAGGTAAATGTAATAGGATAAGAATGAGAGCAAAAAGAATAAGGTAAATTATACCATGCCACAGAACTTCCTGACCTGCACATTGTAAACTTCTGCCAACTGAACTGCAAGCACTGCTATCTAAACAAGGGCAGTAGCGTGATGCCTCTGGATCCGCTCAGAGCTATCTGCGCAGATTTCCTTACCACCGATTTTCCACTGCCAGAGAGCACAATCATCCTCAGTGGAGGGAACCCATGCTCCATCCAAATTTTATCGAGTCATGCTGCATCGTAAGAAATTGAAC carries:
- a CDS encoding radical SAM protein, with protein sequence MSANFLDLHIVDFCQLNCKHCYLNKGTRVMPLDMLRAICEDFLNTDFPLPESTIILSGGEPMLHPNFIEACCIVRKLNGHITLSTNGILLSQYIHTFQKNDGIQVSVDGDEKAHDFIRGKGSYEKAVRALKLLDEYGIRHALSFTINQANKHCTDHIIDLCVETGASTLNFNIYQPVRESNLKSIRYMEWIELRKYVSKRTERKGIYLPEGCIEGGCIARILGLSVLPNGTYWDCSRHQNVIGKYPQPIKGVLLWDNIKEHKPVNPFETCCKYLGW